In one Cervus canadensis isolate Bull #8, Minnesota chromosome 22, ASM1932006v1, whole genome shotgun sequence genomic region, the following are encoded:
- the RBM6 gene encoding RNA-binding protein 6 isoform X2, translating to MIHDKEVTLEYVPSLDFWYCKWCKASTGGHRSSCSFCKCPREEAKQELVTYPQPQKTSIPALSEKQASQPSRSADKESEPKKREEGQEPRLGHQKRESERYLPPRREGLTFRRDRDKEPWSGDTRQDGESKTIMLKRIYRSTPPEVIVEVLEPYVRLTTANIRIIKNRTGHMGHTYGFIDLDSHAEALRVVKILQNLDPPFSIAGKMVAVNLATGKRRNDSGDHSDHMHYYQGKKYFRDRRGGGRNSDWSSDVNRQGQQSSSDCYIYDSATGYYYDPLAGTYYDPNTQQEVYVPQDPGSPEEEDIKEKKPSSQGKSSSKKETSKRDSKDKKDRGVTRFQENASEGTAPPEDVFKKPLPPTVKKEESPPPPKVVNPLIGLLGEYGGDSDYEEEEEEEQTPPPQPRTTQPPQREELTKKENEEDKLTDWNKLACLLCRRQFPNKEVLIKHQQLSDLHKQNLEIHRKIKQSEQELAYLERREREGRFKERGNDRREKLQSLDSPERKRIKYSRETDSDRKPVGKEGVDSSSKGGYVQQATGWRKGAGLGYGHPGLGSAEETESRMRGPNVGAPGRTSKRQSNETYRDAVRRVMFARYKELD from the exons AAGCCAAGCAAGAATTAGTAACCTACCCTCAGCCTCAGAAAACATCCATACCAGCACTATCAGAAAAACAAGCCAGCCAACCCTCAAGGTCAGCTGATAAGGAATCTGAACccaagaagagggaagaaggacaAGAACCACGCTTGGGACATCAAAAGAGAGAATCAGAAAGGTATCTGCCTCCTCGACGGGAAGGGCTCACCTTCCGAAGAGACCGAGACAAGGAGCCATGGTCTGGCGACACACGCCAGGATGGGGAAAGCAAAA CAATCATGCTAAAACGCATCTATCGTTCCACTCCACCTGAGGTGATAGTGGAAGTGCTGGAGCCCTACGTCCGCCTCACTACTGCCAACATCCGTATCATCAAGAACAGAACGGGCCACATGGGCCACACCTATGGCTTTATTGACCTGGACTCCCATGCA GAAGCTCTTCGAGTAGTGAAGATCTTGCAGAACCTTGATCCACCATTTAGCATTGCTGGGAAAATGGTAGCTGTAAACCTGGCCACTGGAAAGCGAAG AAATGATTCTGGGGACCATTCTGACCATATGCACTACTATCAG GGTAAAAAATATTTCCGAGATAGGCGGGGAGGTGGCAGAAATTCAGACTGGTCTTCCGATGTAAATCGACAAGGACAACAGT CTTCATCTGACTGCTATATATATGATTCTGCTACTGGCTACTATTATGACCCCTTGGCAGGAACTTATTATGACCCCAATACACAG CAAGAAGTCTATGTACCCCAGGATCCTGGGTCCCCTGAGGAAGAAGATATCAAGGAGAAGAAACCCAGTAGTCAAGGAAAGTCAAGTAGCAAGAAGGAAACGTCTAAAAGAGATAGCAAGGATAAAAAAGACCGAGGAGTCACGAGG TTTCAGGAAAATGCCAGTGAGGGGACAGCTCCCCCAGAAGATGTATTTAAGAAGCCTCTGCCTCCCActgtaaagaaagaagagagtccTCCACCA CCTAAGGTAGTAAACCCTCTGATCGGCCTCCTGGGTGAATATGGAGGAGACAGTGActatgaggaggaagaggaggaggagcagacCCCTCCTCCACAGCCCCGCACAACACAGCCCCCACAGCGGGAGGAGCTAACCAAGAAGGAGAATGAAGAAGACAAACTCACTGACTGGAATAAACTGGCTTGCCTGCTCTGCAGAAGGCAGTTCCCCAACAAAGAAGTTTTAATCAAACACCAGCAGCTTTCAGATCTGCACAAG CAAAACCTGGAAATCCACCGGAAGATAAAACAGTCTGAGCAGGAGTTAGCCTATCTGGAGAGGAGAGAACGGGAG GGAAGGtttaaagaaagaggaaatgatCGCAGGGAAAAGCTCCAGTCTTTGGATTCTCCAGAAAGGAAGCGCATTAAATACTCCAGGGAAACTGACAG CGATCGTAAGCCTGTTGGTAAAGAAGGCGTCGACAGTAGCAGCAAAGGAGGCTATGTCCAACAGGCCACTGGCTGGAGGAAGGGGGCAGGCCTTGGATATGGCCATCCAGGATTGGGTTCGGCGGAGGAG ACTGAAAGTCGGATGAGGGGTCCCAATGTGGGAGCTCCAGGAAGAACCAGCAAGAGACAGTCCAATGAGACTTACCGAGATGCTGTGCGAAGAGTCATGTTTGCTCGGTATAAAGAACTCGATTAA
- the RBM5 gene encoding RNA-binding protein 5 produces the protein MGSDKRVSRTERSGRYGSIIDRDDRDERESRSRRRDSDYKRSSDDRRGDRYDDYRDYDSPERERERRNSDRSEDGYHSDGDYGEHDYRHDISDERESKTIMLRGLPITITESDIREMMESFEGPQPADVRLMKRKTGVSRGFAFVEFYHLQDATSWMEANQKKLVIQGKHIAMHYSNPRPKFEDWLCNKCCLNNFRKRLKCFRCGADKFDSEQEVPPGTTESVQSVDYYCDTIILRNIAPHTVVDSIMTALSPYASLAVNNIRLIKDKQTQQNRGFAFVQLSSAMDASQLLQILQSLHPPLKIDGKTIGVDFAKSARKDLVLPDGNRVSAFSVASTAIAAAQWSSTQSQSGEGGSVDYSYLQPGQDGYAQYAQYSQDYQQFYQQQAGGLESEASSASGTAVTTTSAAVVSQSPQLYNQTSNPPGSPTEEAQPSTSTSTQAPAASPTGVVPGTKYAVPDTSTYQYDESSGYYYDPTTGLYYDPNSQYYYNSLTQQYLYWDGEKETYVLAAESNSHQQTGLPPAKEGKEKKEKPKSKTAQQIAKDMERWAKSLNKQKENFKNSFQPVNSLREEERRESAAADAGFALFEKKGALAERQQLIPELVRNGDEENPLKRGLVAAYSGDSDNEEELVERLESEEEKLADWKKMACLLCRRQFPNKDALVRHQQLSDLHKQNMDIYRRSRLSEQELEALELREREMKYRDRAAERREKYGIPEPPEPKRKKQFDAGTVNYEQPTKDGIDHSNIGNKMLQAMGWREGSGLGRKCQGITAPIEAQVRLKGAGLGAKGSAYGLSGADSYKDAVRKAMFARFTEME, from the exons ATGGGTTCAGACAAACG AGTGAGTAGAACGGAGCGCAGTGGAAGATACGGTTCCATCATAGACAGGGATGACCGTGATGAGCGTGAATCCAGAAGCAGGCGGAGGGACTCAGATTACAAAAGATCTAGTGATGATCGGAGGGGTGATAGATATGACGACTACCGAGACTATGACAGTCCAGAG AGAGAACGTGAAAGAAGGAACAGTGACCGATCCGAAGACGGCTACCATTCTGATGGTGACTATGGTGAACATGACTATAGGCATGACATCAGTGACGAGAGGGAGAGCAAGACCATCATGCTTCGCGGCCTTCCCATCACCATCACGGAGAGCGAT ATTCGAGAAATGATGGAATCCTTTGAAGGCCCTCAGCCTGCGGACGTGAGgctgatgaaaaggaaaacag GTGTAAGCCGTGGTTTCGCCTTCGTGGAGTTTTATCACTTGCAAGATGCTACCAGCTGGATGGAAGCCAATCAG aaaaagctGGTGATTCAAGGAAAGCATATTGCAATGCATTATAGCAATCCCAGGCCTAAGTTTGAAGATTGGCTTTGTAACAAG tgctgCCTTAACAATTTCAGGAAAAGACTAAAATGCTTCCGATGTGGAGCAGACAAGTTTG ACTCTGAACAGGAAGTGCCCCCTGGAACCACAGAATCAGTTCAGTCTGTTGATTACTATTGTGATA CAATCATACTTCGAAACATCGCTCCACACACTGTGGTAGATTCCATCATGACAGCACTGTCTCCCTATGCGTCCTTAGCTGTCAATAACATCCGCCTCATAAAAGACAAACAGACCCAGCAGAACAGAGGCTTCGCGTTTGTGCAGCTGTCTTCTGCAATG GATGCTTCTCAGCTGCTACAGATACTACAGAGTCTCCATCCTCCTTTGAAAATTGATGGCAAAACTATTGGGGTTGATTTTGCAAAAAGTGCCAGAAA AGACTTGGTCCTCCCAGATGGTAACAGGGTCAGCGCCTTCTCCGTGGCTAGTACAGCCATTGCTGCTGCTCAGTGGTCATCCACCCAG TCTCAGAGTGGCGAAGGAGGCAGTGTGGACTACAGTTACCTGCAGCCAGGCCAAGATGGCTATGCCCAGTATGCTCAG TACTCACAGGATTACCAACAGTTTTATCAGCAACAAGCTGGAGGATTAGAATCTGAAGCATCATCTGCATCAG GCACAGCGGTGACCACCACCTCAGCGGCTGTCGTATCCCAGAGTCCCCAGCTGTATAATCAGACCTCCAACCCCCCCGGCTCTCCG ACTGAGGAAGCACAGCCTAGCACTAGCACAAGTACACAGGCCCCAGCCGCTTCCCCTACTGGTGTAGTTCCTGGTACCAAATATG cAGTGCCTGACACATCCACGTATCAGTATGATGAATCTTCAGGATATTACTATGATCCGACAACAGGGCTGTACTATGACCCCAACTCGCAG TACTACTACAATTCGTTAACCCAGCAGTACCTATActgggatggagagaaggagaCTTACGTGCTGGCTGCAGAGTCTAATTCCCACCAGCAGACAGGCCTACCTCCTGcaaaagagggaaaggaaaagaaggagaaacCCAAGAGCAAAACAGCCCAGCAG ATCGCCAAAGACATGGAACGCTGGGCTAAGAGTTTAAAcaagcagaaagaaaattttaaaaacagctttcaaCCTGTTAATTCtttgagggaagaagaaaggagagaatctGCTGCCGCAGATGCCGGCTTTGCTCTCTTTGAGAAGAAG GGAGCCTTAGCAGAAAGGCAACAGCTCATCCCCGAATTGGTGCGAAATGGAGATGAGGAGAACCCCCTCAAA AGGGGGCTGGTTGCTGCTTACAGTGGTGACAGTGACAACGAAGAGGAGCTGGTGGAGAGACTtgagagtgaagaagaaaagcTGGCCGACTGGAAGAAGATGGCCTGCCTGCTCTGCCGGCGCCAGTTCCCAAACAAAGACGCCCTGGTCAGGCACCAGCAGCTCTCAGACCTCCACAAG CAAAACATGGACATCTACCGACGATCCAGACTGAGCGAGCAGGAGCTGGAAGCCTTGGagctgagggagagagag ATGAAATACCGGGATCGTGCTGCAGAAAGGCGGGAGAAATATGGCATCCCAGAGCCTCCAGAACCCAAGCGCAAGAAGCAGTTTGATGCTGGCACCGT GAATTACGAGCAGCCCACCAAAGATGGCATTGACCACAGTAACATTGGCAACAagatgctgcaggccatgggttgGCGGGAAGGCTCAGGTTTGGGGAGAAAGTGTCAAGGCATCACAGCCCCCATTGAG